A portion of the Nitratidesulfovibrio termitidis HI1 genome contains these proteins:
- the gcvPB gene encoding aminomethyl-transferring glycine dehydrogenase subunit GcvPB, protein MKTAFAASVPGRTACLPAEPKKHAADMLPANLLRATRPALPELGELDVVRHFTRLSRLNFGVDSNFYPLGSCTMKYNPKFTEQVAALPGFTRLHPLMAQLKGAGQYTQGALEVMWETERLLCEITGMRAFTLHPMAGAHGELTGAMLIAAYHKDKGNHKTKVICPDSAHGTNPASAALAGYEVVNIESKDGMVDPDALEAALTDDVAALMMTCPNTLGLFESHLPRIVEKLRAVDALLYYDGANLNAILGKMRVGDVGFDVVHLNLHKTFATPHGGGGPGAGPVGVSERLVPYLPISRVEKLHDGRYYLNYDHPKSIGFMAPFYGNFGVLLKAYAYILRLGGEGLERVSEYAVLNANYLRKRLEKVLEIPHDRICMHEFVASACNHAECGIRALDVAKALLDKGYHAPTIYFPLIVKECMMFEPTETESRQTLDEFADDLIAILESAAQNPDALHAAPVTTPVRRLDETAAARNMVLTDDA, encoded by the coding sequence GTGAAGACCGCCTTCGCCGCATCCGTCCCCGGCCGCACCGCCTGCCTGCCCGCAGAACCGAAGAAGCACGCGGCGGACATGCTGCCCGCAAACCTGCTGCGCGCCACCCGCCCCGCCCTGCCCGAACTGGGCGAACTGGACGTGGTGCGCCACTTCACGCGGCTGTCGCGCCTGAACTTCGGGGTGGATTCCAATTTCTACCCCCTCGGCTCGTGCACCATGAAGTACAACCCCAAATTCACCGAACAGGTGGCCGCCCTGCCCGGCTTTACCCGGTTGCACCCGCTGATGGCCCAGTTGAAGGGCGCGGGCCAGTACACCCAGGGCGCCCTTGAGGTGATGTGGGAGACCGAGCGCCTGCTGTGCGAAATCACCGGCATGCGCGCCTTCACCCTGCACCCCATGGCGGGCGCGCACGGCGAGCTTACCGGCGCCATGCTCATCGCCGCCTACCACAAGGACAAGGGCAACCATAAGACCAAGGTCATCTGCCCGGATTCCGCCCACGGCACCAACCCCGCATCCGCCGCACTGGCCGGGTACGAGGTGGTGAACATCGAATCCAAGGACGGCATGGTCGATCCGGACGCGCTGGAAGCCGCCCTGACCGACGACGTGGCCGCCCTGATGATGACCTGCCCCAACACCCTGGGGCTGTTCGAAAGCCACCTGCCGCGCATTGTCGAAAAGCTGCGCGCAGTGGACGCCCTGCTCTACTACGACGGCGCGAACCTTAACGCCATCCTCGGCAAGATGCGCGTGGGCGACGTGGGCTTTGACGTGGTGCACCTTAACCTGCACAAGACCTTCGCCACCCCGCACGGCGGCGGCGGCCCCGGTGCCGGTCCGGTGGGCGTCAGCGAACGGCTGGTGCCGTACCTGCCCATCTCGCGTGTGGAAAAGCTGCACGATGGCCGCTACTACCTGAACTACGACCATCCGAAGTCCATCGGCTTCATGGCGCCGTTCTACGGCAACTTCGGCGTGCTGCTGAAGGCCTATGCCTACATCCTGCGCCTGGGCGGCGAAGGGCTGGAACGCGTGTCCGAATACGCGGTGCTCAACGCCAACTACCTGCGCAAGCGGCTGGAAAAGGTGCTGGAAATCCCCCACGACCGCATCTGCATGCACGAGTTCGTGGCGTCCGCCTGCAACCACGCCGAATGCGGCATCCGCGCGCTGGACGTGGCCAAGGCCCTGCTGGACAAGGGCTACCACGCCCCCACCATCTACTTCCCGCTCATCGTCAAGGAATGCATGATGTTCGAGCCCACGGAAACCGAGAGCAGGCAGACGCTCGACGAATTCGCGGACGACCTCATCGCCATTCTGGAATCGGCGGCGCAAAACCCCGACGCCCTGCACGCGGCCCCGGTGACCACGCCGGTGCGCAGGCTGGACGAGACGGCGGCGGCCCGCAACATGGTGCTGACGGATGACGCCTAG
- the gcvPA gene encoding aminomethyl-transferring glycine dehydrogenase subunit GcvPA, which translates to MPFIPHSPEEVREMLSVIGVQSIEDLFVDIPAEMRSRSFELPQGLSEMQVMAKMEEMAARNRTDVVSFLGGGFYNHHIPAAVDALVSRGEFYTAYTPYQPEASQGTLQAIFEYQTAVCRLLDMDCANASVYDGGSAIFEAMMMAVRATKRRKLVIDEAVSPIWRTMLASYTSNLSLDLVTVPQVDGTSDMAALKAAVDTGCAAVVVQNPNFFGVVEDFTDLFAHARSQKAASVISVYPVMQSVLKTPGEMGADIAVAEGQSLGQPLSFGGPYLGVMTCTKDMVRQMPGRIVGRTNDTEGRTGYVLTLQAREQHIRRAKATSNICSNQALCALRTLVHLCLLGPEGLTRTAELSMERARYAMERLTAIAGVRPLNTAPYGNEFAVRLPIPAFEAVDRLTARGYVPGFPVGRYYAGMDDVLLVACTEKNSFEQVGILAEMLGGIL; encoded by the coding sequence ATGCCGTTCATCCCGCACTCCCCAGAGGAGGTCCGGGAAATGCTCTCCGTCATCGGCGTGCAGAGCATCGAGGACCTTTTCGTCGATATTCCGGCAGAGATGCGCTCGCGCAGCTTCGAGCTGCCCCAGGGCCTGAGCGAAATGCAGGTGATGGCCAAGATGGAAGAAATGGCCGCCCGCAACCGCACCGACGTGGTCAGCTTTCTGGGCGGCGGTTTCTACAACCACCACATCCCCGCTGCCGTCGATGCGCTGGTTTCGCGCGGTGAATTCTACACCGCCTACACCCCCTACCAGCCGGAAGCATCGCAGGGCACCCTGCAGGCCATCTTTGAATACCAGACGGCGGTGTGCCGCCTGCTGGACATGGATTGCGCCAATGCGTCCGTGTATGATGGCGGTTCGGCCATCTTCGAAGCCATGATGATGGCCGTGCGCGCCACCAAGCGCCGCAAGCTGGTCATCGACGAGGCCGTCAGCCCCATCTGGCGCACCATGCTGGCCTCGTACACGTCCAACCTCTCGCTCGATCTGGTCACCGTGCCGCAGGTGGACGGCACGTCGGACATGGCCGCCCTGAAGGCTGCCGTGGATACCGGCTGCGCCGCCGTGGTGGTGCAGAACCCCAACTTCTTCGGGGTGGTGGAAGACTTCACCGACCTGTTCGCGCATGCCAGAAGCCAGAAGGCCGCGTCGGTCATTTCGGTGTACCCGGTCATGCAGTCGGTGCTGAAAACGCCCGGCGAAATGGGCGCGGACATCGCCGTGGCAGAAGGCCAGTCGCTGGGCCAGCCGCTGAGCTTCGGCGGGCCGTACCTTGGCGTCATGACCTGCACCAAGGACATGGTACGCCAGATGCCGGGCCGCATCGTGGGCCGCACCAACGACACCGAAGGCCGCACCGGCTACGTGCTGACGCTGCAGGCGCGCGAACAGCACATCCGCCGCGCCAAAGCCACGTCCAACATCTGCTCCAACCAGGCCCTGTGCGCCCTGCGCACGCTGGTGCACCTGTGCCTGCTGGGACCGGAAGGCCTGACCCGCACGGCGGAACTTTCCATGGAGCGCGCCCGCTACGCCATGGAACGGCTTACCGCCATCGCCGGGGTGCGCCCGCTGAACACCGCCCCCTACGGCAACGAATTCGCTGTGCGGCTGCCCATTCCCGCCTTCGAGGCGGTGGACAGGCTTACCGCGCGCGGCTACGTGCCCGGCTTTCCCGTGGGGCGCTACTACGCAGGCATGGACGACGTGCTGCTGGTGGCCTGCACTGAAAAGAACAGCTTCGAACAGGTCGGCATTCTGGCCGAAATGCTGGGAGGTATCCTGTGA
- the gcvH gene encoding glycine cleavage system protein GcvH, whose translation MSIPADLLYTDTHEWVRIEGDEAVIGITQFAQEQLGDLTFVDLPAVGDTLATGQEMGSVESVKAASELYSPLAGTVSAVNDALSGAPELVNQLPYTDGWMVRVKLDGKPEGLLSAADYEAVVAREAH comes from the coding sequence ATGTCCATTCCCGCCGACCTGCTCTACACCGATACCCACGAATGGGTGCGCATCGAAGGTGACGAGGCCGTCATCGGCATCACCCAGTTTGCCCAGGAACAACTGGGCGACCTGACCTTCGTCGACCTGCCCGCCGTGGGCGACACCCTGGCCACCGGCCAGGAAATGGGTTCGGTGGAATCGGTGAAGGCCGCCAGCGAACTGTACTCGCCCCTTGCCGGCACCGTCAGCGCCGTCAACGACGCCCTTTCCGGCGCGCCGGAACTGGTGAACCAGCTGCCCTACACCGACGGCTGGATGGTGCGCGTGAAGCTGGACGGCAAGCCCGAAGGCCTGCTTTCCGCCGCCGACTACGAAGCCGTCGTCGCGCGCGAAGCCCACTAG
- a CDS encoding response regulator, giving the protein MKFLVVDDDFDSRRLVQKLLHPYGYVDIATDGEEGVQAFASALKDGEPYDVVTLDILMPNADGQQALREIREIEKEEGVAPEKAVKVIMISGLDDSQEVHDAFFLGDAVSFIVKPIRRQLLLDEIEKLGVHLEKTEK; this is encoded by the coding sequence ATGAAATTCCTGGTCGTTGACGACGACTTCGACAGCCGCAGACTGGTCCAGAAACTCCTTCATCCCTACGGGTATGTCGACATCGCCACCGACGGCGAGGAAGGCGTGCAAGCCTTCGCTTCCGCCCTCAAGGACGGCGAACCCTATGATGTCGTCACCCTCGACATCCTCATGCCCAACGCCGACGGGCAACAGGCCCTGCGCGAAATCCGCGAAATCGAAAAAGAAGAGGGCGTTGCCCCCGAAAAGGCCGTGAAGGTCATCATGATTTCCGGCCTGGACGATTCGCAGGAAGTGCACGACGCCTTCTTTCTGGGCGATGCCGTCAGCTTCATCGTAAAGCCCATCCGCCGCCAGTTGCTGCTGGACGAAATCGAAAAGCTCGGCGTGCATCTGGAAAAGACCGAAAAGTAG
- the pgm gene encoding phosphoglucomutase (alpha-D-glucose-1,6-bisphosphate-dependent), whose amino-acid sequence MATHPRAGQRPEASQLVDIPALVAAYYTEHPDTAAPERRVSFGTSGHRGGALSGSFNEEHILAVTQAVCEYRAQAGITGPLFLGMDTHALSEPAHRSALEVLAANGVPTVIQQGGGYTPTPVISHAILTWNAGRAQGLGDGIVITPSHNPPEDGGFKYNPPHGGPADTDATKWIQRRANELLDDGNRAVRRMHLRDALAAPCVSQRDFVRGYVDDLASVVDMPAIKAAGLKLGADPLGGSSLAYWRPIAEAYGLDITVVNDAVDPTFRFMPLDKDGKIRMDCSSPWAMAGLINLRDKFDVAFGNDADADRHGIVTASGLMNPNHYLAVAVWYLFRHRPQWSPQCAVGKTLVTSSMVDRVAASLGRKVVEVPVGFKWFVQPLLEGSCGFGGEESAGASFLRRDGTVWTTDKDGLLLNLLAAEIMAVEGRDPAELYTKLTEQFGAPLYERLQSPAGAERRAVLANLSPDVLTATELAGAPITAMLTKAPGNGASIGGLKVITDDGWFAARPSGTEDMYKIYTESFKGSDHLKRIQQEAVDIVDRAFAAAGV is encoded by the coding sequence ATGGCAACGCATCCACGGGCCGGGCAGCGGCCCGAAGCTTCGCAACTGGTGGACATTCCGGCGCTGGTCGCCGCCTACTATACCGAGCACCCGGATACCGCCGCGCCCGAGCGGCGCGTGTCCTTCGGCACCTCCGGCCACCGGGGCGGCGCGCTGTCCGGCAGCTTCAACGAGGAACACATCCTCGCCGTCACCCAGGCGGTGTGCGAATACCGCGCGCAGGCAGGCATAACCGGCCCGCTGTTCCTGGGCATGGACACCCACGCCCTGTCGGAACCCGCCCACCGCTCCGCGCTGGAAGTGCTGGCCGCCAACGGCGTGCCCACGGTCATCCAGCAGGGCGGCGGCTACACCCCCACCCCGGTCATTTCGCACGCCATCCTCACCTGGAACGCGGGCCGCGCGCAGGGCCTTGGTGACGGCATCGTCATCACCCCCTCGCACAACCCCCCCGAAGACGGCGGCTTCAAGTACAATCCGCCCCACGGCGGCCCGGCGGATACCGACGCCACCAAGTGGATTCAGCGCCGCGCCAACGAACTACTTGATGACGGCAACCGCGCCGTGCGCCGCATGCACCTGCGCGATGCGCTGGCCGCCCCGTGCGTAAGCCAGCGCGACTTCGTGCGCGGTTACGTGGACGACCTTGCATCCGTGGTGGACATGCCCGCCATCAAGGCCGCCGGGCTGAAACTGGGGGCAGACCCCTTGGGCGGCTCGTCGCTGGCGTACTGGCGCCCCATTGCCGAAGCCTACGGCCTCGACATCACCGTGGTGAACGACGCGGTGGACCCCACCTTCCGGTTCATGCCGCTGGACAAGGACGGCAAGATCCGCATGGACTGCTCGTCCCCGTGGGCCATGGCCGGGCTGATCAATCTCCGCGACAAGTTTGACGTGGCCTTCGGCAACGACGCCGACGCAGACCGCCACGGCATCGTCACCGCATCGGGCCTGATGAACCCCAACCACTACCTGGCCGTGGCCGTGTGGTACCTGTTCCGCCACCGCCCGCAGTGGTCGCCGCAATGCGCCGTGGGCAAGACGCTGGTCACCAGTTCCATGGTGGACCGGGTGGCCGCATCGCTGGGCCGCAAGGTGGTGGAGGTGCCCGTGGGCTTCAAGTGGTTCGTGCAGCCGCTGCTGGAAGGCAGTTGCGGCTTCGGCGGGGAAGAAAGCGCCGGGGCGTCCTTTTTGCGGCGCGACGGCACGGTGTGGACCACCGACAAGGACGGCCTGCTGCTGAACCTGCTGGCGGCGGAAATCATGGCCGTGGAAGGCCGCGACCCGGCGGAACTGTACACGAAACTCACAGAGCAGTTCGGCGCGCCGCTGTACGAGCGGTTGCAGTCGCCCGCCGGGGCGGAACGCCGGGCCGTGCTGGCCAACCTTTCGCCCGACGTGCTGACCGCCACCGAACTTGCGGGCGCGCCCATCACCGCCATGCTGACCAAGGCCCCCGGCAACGGCGCGTCCATCGGAGGGCTGAAGGTCATCACCGACGACGGCTGGTTTGCCGCGCGCCCCTCCGGCACCGAGGACATGTATAAAATCTACACCGAAAGTTTCAAGGGTTCCGACCACCTGAAGCGCATTCAGCAAGAGGCCGTGGACATCGTGGACCGGGCCTTTGCGGCGGCCGGGGTATAG
- a CDS encoding virulence RhuM family protein has translation MTDLQSPLPGEFLLYETEDGHTRVECRFAEDTLWLSQAMMAELFQTSSQNITLHLKALYAEGEITPEATCKSYLQVRAEGARQVRRSVKFYSLDAILAVGYRVRSPRGTQFRRWATERLREYLVKGFTLDDERLKNPPVAGSAVPDRFDELLDRIRDIRASERRMYLRVREIFAMAADYSPTLPETTQFFRFIQNKLHFAVTGKTAAELIAERADSSLPNMGLTTWKSGSVQKADVTVAKNYLHETEIGELNRIVTMWLDFAEDQARRRKEIFLKDWAEKLDSFLKFNDRDVLEGAGRISKKQADTHAEGQYEQFAAQRRALLEAEGETFNVRALEDAAKALPEPKAPEHPTMSSTRDKLRRGKN, from the coding sequence ATGACCGACCTTCAATCGCCACTGCCGGGTGAATTCCTGCTCTACGAAACCGAGGATGGTCACACCCGTGTGGAATGCCGGTTTGCCGAGGATACGCTTTGGCTTTCGCAGGCAATGATGGCCGAGCTGTTCCAGACTTCGTCGCAAAACATCACCCTGCATCTGAAGGCCCTGTACGCAGAGGGCGAAATTACCCCCGAGGCAACCTGTAAGAGTTACTTACAGGTTCGGGCCGAGGGGGCGCGGCAGGTCCGGCGCAGCGTCAAGTTCTACAGTCTCGACGCCATACTGGCCGTGGGCTATCGCGTCCGTTCGCCTCGCGGCACCCAGTTCCGTCGCTGGGCCACGGAGCGGCTGCGGGAATATCTGGTCAAGGGCTTCACTCTGGACGACGAACGGTTGAAGAACCCGCCCGTTGCCGGATCAGCCGTGCCGGACCGCTTTGACGAACTGCTTGATCGCATCCGCGACATTCGGGCCAGCGAACGCCGGATGTACCTGCGCGTGCGCGAGATATTCGCAATGGCGGCGGATTACTCCCCCACGCTGCCGGAAACCACCCAGTTTTTCCGGTTCATCCAGAACAAGTTGCACTTTGCCGTCACCGGCAAGACCGCTGCGGAACTCATCGCCGAACGGGCCGACAGCAGCCTGCCGAACATGGGGCTGACGACGTGGAAGTCGGGAAGCGTGCAGAAGGCGGACGTCACCGTTGCCAAGAACTATCTGCACGAAACGGAGATTGGTGAACTCAACCGCATCGTCACCATGTGGCTGGACTTTGCAGAAGACCAAGCCCGCCGCCGCAAGGAAATTTTTCTCAAGGACTGGGCCGAAAAGCTTGATTCCTTCCTGAAATTCAACGACCGCGACGTGCTTGAAGGCGCGGGCCGGATTTCCAAAAAGCAGGCGGACACCCACGCGGAAGGCCAGTATGAGCAGTTTGCCGCACAACGGCGCGCACTGCTGGAAGCCGAGGGGGAAACGTTCAATGTGCGGGCATTGGAAGACGCCGCCAAAGCGCTGCCTGAACCGAAAGCCCCCGAACATCCGACGATGTCTTCAACACGCGACAAACTGCGGCGCGGCAAAAACTGA
- the ychF gene encoding redox-regulated ATPase YchF, translating to MALSIGIVGLPNVGKSTLFNALTKTQNAEAANYPFCTIEPNKATVAVPDVRIDKLTEMAKPQKTISATVDFIDIAGLVRGASKGEGLGNQFLANIRECAAILEVVRCFDDENITHVDGAIDPIRDIETIETELLLADIQSAEKRYERLSKTSKFDKEAKAAADELGRLLEHMNAGNPASTFEGKDNDLFKQAMREMGLITAKKVIYCANVDEANLDGANDHVRRVRELAEQRGCDMVVICAKIEEELQGLSDEEQAEMLASYGIKESGLVSIIRTGYHTLGLASYFTVGEKEVRAWTIQQGWKAPACAGVIHTDFERGFIRAEVIGYDDYVKHGTEAACRSAGVLRVEGKEYVMKDGDVVHFLFNV from the coding sequence ATGGCTCTCAGCATAGGCATCGTCGGGCTGCCCAACGTGGGCAAGTCCACCCTGTTCAACGCACTGACCAAGACCCAGAACGCCGAGGCGGCCAACTACCCCTTCTGCACCATAGAACCCAACAAGGCCACTGTGGCCGTGCCCGATGTGCGCATCGACAAGCTGACCGAAATGGCCAAGCCGCAGAAGACCATCAGCGCCACGGTGGACTTCATCGACATTGCCGGGCTGGTGCGCGGGGCCAGCAAGGGCGAAGGGCTGGGCAACCAGTTTCTGGCCAACATCCGCGAATGCGCCGCCATTCTTGAAGTGGTGCGCTGCTTCGACGACGAGAACATCACCCACGTGGACGGGGCCATCGACCCCATCCGCGACATAGAGACCATAGAGACCGAACTGCTGCTGGCCGACATTCAGTCCGCCGAAAAGCGGTACGAGCGCCTGTCCAAGACGTCCAAGTTCGACAAGGAAGCCAAGGCCGCGGCTGACGAACTGGGCCGCCTGCTGGAGCACATGAACGCGGGCAACCCGGCCTCCACCTTTGAAGGCAAAGACAACGACCTGTTCAAGCAGGCCATGCGCGAAATGGGCCTGATCACCGCCAAGAAGGTCATCTACTGCGCCAACGTGGACGAGGCCAACCTGGACGGCGCCAACGACCACGTGCGCCGCGTGCGCGAACTGGCCGAGCAGCGCGGCTGCGACATGGTGGTGATCTGTGCCAAGATCGAGGAAGAGCTTCAGGGCCTTTCCGACGAGGAACAGGCAGAGATGCTGGCTTCTTACGGTATCAAGGAAAGCGGCCTCGTCAGCATCATCCGCACCGGCTACCACACGCTGGGCCTGGCCAGCTACTTTACCGTGGGCGAAAAGGAAGTGCGCGCCTGGACCATCCAGCAGGGCTGGAAGGCCCCGGCCTGCGCGGGCGTAATCCACACCGACTTCGAACGCGGCTTCATCCGGGCCGAAGTTATCGGCTACGACGACTACGTGAAGCACGGCACCGAAGCGGCCTGCCGGTCCGCCGGGGTGCTGCGCGTGGAAGGCAAGGAATACGTGATGAAGGACGGCGACGTGGTCCACTTCCTGTTCAACGTGTAA
- a CDS encoding LysE family translocator: protein MEFATLAAMSTYAIAMSVTPGPNNTMVMSSGLTFGFWRTMPHLLGVSLGFPLMIIAVGLGMDRIFAAVPQLHDWLRWVGSAYLLWLAWRIATAAPPTPGEAAKGRNAARPMNFIEGALFQWVNPKAWLAAVAGVTTYVSGHGGEESALAANVLGLHGVSPELLALTAVFAAMAFPSLALWCAGGTALRGLLHSPVAIRWCNAVMGALLAISVFSLF from the coding sequence ATGGAATTCGCGACCCTGGCCGCCATGAGCACCTATGCCATCGCCATGAGCGTCACCCCCGGCCCCAACAACACCATGGTCATGTCATCGGGCCTCACCTTCGGCTTCTGGCGCACCATGCCCCACCTGCTGGGCGTCTCGCTGGGCTTTCCGCTGATGATCATTGCCGTGGGCCTCGGCATGGATCGGATTTTCGCCGCCGTGCCGCAACTGCACGACTGGCTGCGCTGGGTAGGTTCCGCCTACCTGCTGTGGCTGGCCTGGCGCATCGCCACCGCCGCCCCGCCCACGCCGGGCGAAGCGGCAAAAGGCCGCAACGCCGCGCGCCCCATGAACTTCATCGAAGGGGCGCTGTTCCAGTGGGTGAACCCGAAGGCATGGCTGGCCGCCGTGGCCGGGGTGACCACCTACGTTTCCGGGCATGGCGGGGAAGAATCCGCCCTAGCCGCCAACGTGCTTGGCCTGCACGGCGTATCGCCGGAACTGCTGGCGCTTACGGCAGTGTTCGCGGCCATGGCCTTCCCGTCCCTGGCCCTTTGGTGTGCGGGCGGCACGGCCCTGCGCGGGCTGCTGCATTCCCCGGTGGCGATACGCTGGTGCAACGCGGTGATGGGCGCGCTGCTGGCGATTTCTGTTTTCTCGCTGTTCTAA